From a single Aspergillus puulaauensis MK2 DNA, chromosome 2, nearly complete sequence genomic region:
- a CDS encoding FluC/FEX family fluoride channel (COG:D;~EggNog:ENOG410PHTF;~InterPro:IPR003691;~PFAM:PF02537;~TransMembrane:8 (i67-86o98-117i160-186o206-234i255-275o281-301i313-335o381-399i);~go_component: GO:0016021 - integral component of membrane [Evidence IEA]), translating into MASNHVVAGDTVESRLPETQAPPPTAGPAPQRQYSPQLPPATDKPSQGPVESYPERHESLSSSATHLYTLSYLVFFSIFGTLARIGLQALTFYRGAPVVTGVLWANVGGSLLMGFFLEDKNIFREEWGNHRKDDASGNQDNPDRDEQVKRHKSIKKTIPLYIGLTAGFCGSFTSFSSFIRDIFLALSNDLPDPSSSASAPNGGYSFMALVAVILVEVVLSFAALIFGSHLALALEHLQLPLTIPFRLTRRFIDPLFTFLGWGCWIGSIFLAIFPPEGQTAWRGYAVFAIVFAPLGCLLRFYLSLLLNARVPHFPLGTFTVNILGTIILSMCYDLQRVDGVGATVLVSCQVLQGVMDGFCGSATTVSTWVAELNGLAHRLHAYIYGVMSVGVALGFFVIITGSLRWTIGFVSPVCE; encoded by the coding sequence ATGGCTTCCAACCACGTTGTCGCTGGCGACACTGTGGAAAGTCGCCTGCCGGAGACTCAAGCGCCGCCTCCCACTGCAGGACCGGCTCCGCAGCGACAGTACTCGCCGCAGCTTCCACCGGCCACAGACAAGCCCTCGCAAGGTCCCGTCGAGTCATATCCAGAGCGACATGAATCACTGTCCTCGTCGGCAACACATCTGTACACCCTGTCCtacctcgtcttcttctccatatTCGGTACCCTTGCGCGCATCGGCCTCCAGGCCCTCACATTCTACCGCGGTGCTCCCGTGGTGACAGGCGTCCTATGGGCCAATGTCGGGGGTTCCCTCCTGATGGGCTTCTTTCTCGAAGACAAAAACATCTTTCGTGAAGAATGGGGCAATCACAGGAAAGACGATGCCAGCGGCAACCAGGATAACCCAGACAGAGACGAACAGGTCAAACGCCATAAATCCATCAAAAAGACAATCCCGCTCTACATCGGCCTCACAGCCGGCTTTTGCGGCTCCTTCACCTCGTTCTCATCCTTTATCCGCgatatcttcctcgccctctccaacGATCTCCCCGACCCATCGTCCTCAGCCTCCGCCCCCAATGGCGGCTACAGCTTCATGGCCCTCGTGgccgtcatcctcgtcgaggtcgtcctcAGCTTTGCGGCACTCATATTCGGCTCCCATCTCGCCCTTGCCCTCGagcatctccaacttccacTAACAATACCCTTCCGTCTAACCCGTCGCTTCATCGACCCcctcttcaccttcctcggctggggctgctggatCGGATCAATCTTCCTTGCCATCTTTCCCCCAGAAGGCCAAACCGCCTGGCGCGGCTACGCGGTCTTtgccatcgtcttcgcccCCCTCGGCTGCCTCCTCCGCTTCTACCTCTCCCTGCTACTCAACGCGCGCGTCCCGCATTTCCCTCTCGGTACATTTACCGTCAATATACTCGGGACTATAATCCTGTCTATGTGTTATGACCTCCAGCGCGTCGATGGTGTTGGAGCGACTGTGCTCGTGAGCTGCCAGGTCTTGCAGGGCGTGATGGATGGGTTCTGCGGCTCGGCAACGACGGTAAGTACGTGGGTGGCCGAGTTGAATGGGCTGGCGCACAGGTTACACGCGTATATATACGGGGTGATGAGCGTGGGTGTTGCATTGGGGTTCTTCGTTATCATTACGGGGTCCTTGAGGTGGACTATTGGGTTTGTTAGCCCTGTGTGTGAGTGA
- a CDS encoding uracil phosphoribosyltransferase (COG:F;~EggNog:ENOG410PIZM;~InterPro:IPR029057,IPR000836;~PFAM:PF00156,PF14681;~go_process: GO:0009116 - nucleoside metabolic process [Evidence IEA]), giving the protein MTNAGQDNLKRRAGDFGFPALFTPRHLLLHPISSPPVLLRISLFGLVSFTMTVPANVHVSSHPLLQAKLSQIRSASTTTRETRNLVHEIATILGVEAFASGWKATGTGKTDSTPLGLEYETKGIDPANIALVPILRSGLGMIDAINDLLPSPVPIYHLGLFRERFSLQPVEYYNNLPYQRPEQSSGPNSINTAAASVAVLLDPIIATGGTAEAAIQLLREWGVQRVVMLSVLGSKDGVKRAATCWPEGVEVWIGAVDERCNDRGMIVPGLGDIGDRLFVAIGK; this is encoded by the exons ATGACAAATGCAGGGCAAGACAATCTGAAGAGGAGAGCAGGTGACTTTGGGTTTCCTGCATTATTTACCCCTCGTCATCTGCTTCTCCATCCCATTTCATCACCGCCAGTCCTCCTTAGAATCAGCTTGTTTGGTCTTGTCTCATTCACCATGACGGTCCCTGCTAATGTACATGTCTCATctcaccccctcctccaagccaAGCTCTCCCAGATCCGTTCGGCTTCAACTACGACCAGGGAGACTCGCAATCTGGTCCATGAGATCGCGACGATCTTAGGGGTCGAGGCCTTCGCCTCTGGCTGGAAAGCCACGGGCACAGGAAAGACT GATTCCACCCCATTGGGCCTCGAATATGAGACGAAGGGCATCGACCCGGCAAACATCGCATTGGTACCCATTCTCCGCTCAGGCCTGGGCATGATCGATG CTATAAATGACCTCCTTCCCTCTCCTGTCCCAATCTATCACCTTGGCCTTTTCCGCGAACgcttctccctccaaccCGTCGAATACTACAATAACCTCCCCTACCAGCGCCCCGAGCAATCTTCGGGTCCGAACAGTATCAACACCGCGGCCGCTTCCGTCGCTGTCCTTCTCGACCCGATAATCGCGACTGGTGGCACAGCCGAGGCGGctatccagcttctccgcgaATGGGGCGTGCAGCGCGTAGTCATGCTCAGCGTGCTGGGTTCGAAAGATGGAGTGAAGCGCGCGGCGACCTGTTGGCCcgagggcgtggaggtgTGGATTGGCGCTGTGGATGAGAGGTGCAATGATAGGGGGATGATTGTACCGGGGTTGGGCGATATTGGAGATCGGTTGTTTGTTGCGATTGGGAAGTAA
- a CDS encoding uncharacterized protein (SECRETED:SignalP(1-19)) — translation MKPSTLIFCLAPTIAIVAAEFPHAVAPSPPPNGSPSRHLPDVQIHPEDEPQIPSEAQQMFHLQVADTQTKLDMESLPLLQRTALSLRTPRSSTELTKRSEGTLGQTPWIGMAIGLTCTTMAAVMLG, via the coding sequence ATGAAGCCCTCTACATTGATATTTTGCCTCGCACCCACGATAGCCATCGTCGCGGCTGAATTTCCGCATGCCGTCGCACCCAGCCCGCCACCGAACGGCTCCCCATCAAGACACTTACCAGATGTACAAATACATCCTGAAGACGAACCGCAAATACCCTCAGAAGCGCAACAGATGTTCCACCTACAAGTCGCAGATACCCAAACGAAACTAGACATGGAGTCCCTTCCACTTCTCCAGAGGACAGCACTTTCTCTACGGACGCCACGGTCGTCGACCGAGTTGACCAAGCGGAGCGAAGGCACATTAGGACAGACACCTTGGATTGGAATGGCTATAGGGCTGACCTGCACGACTATGGCAGCCGTGATGCTGGGATAA
- a CDS encoding putative DNA-directed RNA polymerase III RPC4 (COG:K;~EggNog:ENOG410PTSM;~InterPro:IPR007811;~PFAM:PF05132;~go_component: GO:0005666 - RNA polymerase III complex [Evidence IEA];~go_function: GO:0003677 - DNA binding [Evidence IEA];~go_process: GO:0006383 - transcription by RNA polymerase III [Evidence IEA]): protein MPPKAGPRRGASSAPARNSNGGESGSNPTPNTSSASPAPGTTTRAPVQRLQSLKKRNPSGSIGPGPGPSAGAGPGEPSKPTLKYKPRAVGRRSKEEREAIEKLEAERHAERLAEAAAIQRGKASMAARGKAGFAGRGGRGGMMGMSAAAGPLGSGFAARRGRGGSRFGTGDSRGTSMPRRSKSMTVGAAGGSGGGGGGSASVSSDESDGELRVSIDRINLESDADDDDEEDVVLDQKKKKQQRKGKMALGSARDKGLRPIRVERHEHEDRVVSVNMESSTAKSTELREQAKGKAEDDDALFVQDDEETPTETETQVKKEPTDENDQAMMDVPHAEEPVTTDDGLLPVPKKKVRRKLDSREPSVPAVKDPKSLLRTKEDIEEYDRHAEDLELVKDLFTKEPPTKPNELTEGAEAEAEAETDEQEKEKTEDEKAESQDDKLTGQLFLMQFPPITPNLIEPNADGTNADGEATEIPNPAASQGAGQNAEVNGAQSDVPGLKHEEEFEVLDGLEESTAARTQSKVVTAADWQLKAGQAGKLNVHASGRVTMDWGGISFELDRAAAVDFLQEALIVSTPPNVTEDVVDDEYKVWAMGQLSGKFTVTPDWEKIL, encoded by the coding sequence ATGCCTCCTAAAGCCGGTCCCAGACGTGGGGCATCGTCAGCACCCGCACGGAACAGCAACGGCGGCGAGTCCGGCTCCAACCCTACCCCTAATACCTCCTCCGCGAGTCCCGCGCCAGGCACAACGACGCGAGCACCGGTGCAACGATTACAGTCTCTCAAGAAGCGTAATCCTTCGGGCAGCATCGGACCTGGACCCGGTCCCAGTGCAGGAGCTGGGCCAGGGGAGCCATCGAAACCAACACTGAAATACAAACCGCGAGCTGTGGGACGACGCAGTAAAGAAGAGCGAGAGGCGATTGAGAAACTTGAGGCCGAGCGGCATGCAGAGCGGTTGGCAGAAGCTGCGGCAATCCAGCGCGGAAAAGCGAGCATGGCAGCGCGGGGTAAGGCCGGTTTCGCGGGACGCGGTGGGCGTGGAGGAATGATGGGAATGTCTGCTGCGGCGGGACCACTTGGCTCTGGATTCGCTGCGCGGAGGGGTCGCGGAGGATCGAGATTTGGAACCGGCGACTCTAGAGGGACGTCGATGCCACGAAGGAGTAAATCCATGACAGTTGGGGCTGctggtggtagtggtggtggtggtggtggctctgcttctgtttcCTCCGACGAAAGTGATGGGGAACTCAGGGTCAGCATTGACAGGATTAACTTGGAGAGTGAcgcggatgatgatgatgaagaggatgtggTACTGgaccagaagaagaagaagcagcagcgcaaGGGGAAGATGGCTTTGGGGAGTGCAAGGGACAAGGGTCTACGTCCGATTCGAGTAGAGAGACATGAACATGAGGATCGGGTGGTCAGCGTGAATATGGAGTCCAGTACAGCTAAATCCACCGAACTTCGGGAGCAGGCGAAGGGGAAAgccgaggatgacgatgcgCTCTTCGTGcaggacgacgaggagacgCCCACCGAGACTGAAAcccaggtgaagaaggaaccTACGGATGAGAACGACCAGGCAATGATGGATGTTCCACATGCAGAAGAGCCTGTTACTACAGATGACGGGTTATTACCCgtgccgaagaagaaggtgcgGCGGAAGTTGGACTCGAGGGAACCCTCTGTGCCCGCGGTGAAGGACCCAAAGAGTCTGTTACGGACCAAAGAAGATATTGAAGAGTACGATCGACAtgcagaagatctggagCTAGTCAAGGACCTGTTCACCAAGGAACCTCCAACGAAACCAAACGAGCTTACGGAAGGGGcagaggcggaggcggaggcagAGACCGATGAacaagagaaggaaaaaacAGAAGACGAAAAAGCTGAGTCCCAAGACGATAAACTAACAGGACAACTCTTCTTGATGCAGTTCCCTCCCATTACCCCGAACCTTATCGAACCCAATGCAGACGGGACGAACGCCGATGGCGAAGCTACCGAGATCCCCAACCCCGCTGCGTCCCAAGGCGCGGGGCAGAACGCAGAGGTCAATGGCGCACAATCGGATGTTCCTGGGCTGAAGCACGAAGAGGAGTTCGAAGTGCTCGACGGATTGGAAGAATCTACTGCGGCACGCACACAATCCAAGGTTGTCACAGCAGCGGACTGGCAGCTCAAGGCGGGGCAGGCTGGCAAGCTGAACGTGCACGCTTCGGGCCGGGTGACCATGGATTGGGGTGGGATCAGCTTCGAATTAGATCGCGCGGCCGCGGTTGATTTCCTGCAAGAAGCGCTGATCGTGTCTACGCCGCCGAATGTGACGGAAGATGTGGTCGATGACGAGTACAAGGTGTGGGCGATGGGACAGTTAAGCGGCAAGTTCACAGTAACGCCAGACTGGGAAAAGATACTATGA
- a CDS encoding uncharacterized protein (COG:S;~EggNog:ENOG410PZCP;~TransMembrane:1 (o28-52i)) — MSDPTPTHRGDHIPPEILSSEVPIGRELGILFGFLIASLVIMSVYAVVWRAIERREEERDRLRREKLVARGVHHGRGGIHEKMLDQEVFMGRAELPVHGHGLGSRSQSRTRREEGDEDGTRARTGEEVMNGGSGGRARATSNSIPMSMS, encoded by the exons ATGTCAGACCCAACTCCCACCCACAGAGGCGACCACATCCCCCCCGAGATCCTATCCTCTGAGGTCCCCATCGGCCGCGAACTCGGCATCCTCTTTGGATTCCTCATCGCCTCGCTGGTGATAATGTCCGTTTACGCTGTGGTTTGGCGGG CTATCGAAcgccgcgaagaagagcgcgATCGCCTTCGACGAGAGAAACTAGTTGCGCGCGGGGTGCATCATGGTCGTGGCGGGATCCATGAGAAGATGCTGGACCAGGAGGTCTTCATGGGGAGGGCGGAGCTTCCTGTGCATGGACATGGTCTTGGATCTCGGAGCCAGAGCCGGACTCGTCgagaggagggtgatgaggatgggacTAGAGCTAGAACGGGGGAGGAGGTGATGAATGGCGGGTCTGGTGGGAGGGCAAGGGCGACTTCGAATTCGATACCGATGTCGATGTCATAG